In a genomic window of Nodosilinea sp. E11:
- a CDS encoding NCS2 family permease, with protein MTQPTEQLPQSPPSPGRENRLAEFFDFTALRTDFRTETLAGLTTFVTMAYILIVNPAILSEAVFLTESGDLFGELVVATGLSAGLATLIMALYAKLPFALAPGMGINAYFAFTVVLGLGIDWRVALAAVFIEGIIFILMTVTNVRTKIVAAIPDAVKHATTAGIGLFIAYIALKGAGIIVPSEATFTTLGNLRSPQTAMALLGLVITAALFARRVTGALLWGILGTALLSWVLGVSPWPTGLMAIPQAPTDLFGQAFVGLGELFRINFWEMISIIFVFLFVDLFDTIGTLTGLGSKAGYIDAEGKFPGVEKAFMADAVGTTAGAVLGTSTVTTYIESASGIAEGGRSGFTALVTAALFFASVLFIPLLQGIPAFATAPALIIVGVLMMSGAKMIDWDEPADAIAGFLTIIMMPLAFSIAEGLAMGLIAFPLVKAFQGKTSQTTIGMWILAAIFLLRYIFVAGG; from the coding sequence GTGACCCAGCCCACTGAACAATTGCCCCAGTCGCCCCCTAGTCCGGGGCGCGAGAATCGGCTTGCTGAATTTTTTGACTTCACAGCCCTGCGCACCGATTTTCGCACCGAGACCTTGGCGGGGTTGACCACCTTTGTCACCATGGCCTACATATTGATTGTCAATCCGGCGATTTTGTCGGAAGCGGTGTTTTTAACCGAGTCGGGCGACCTGTTTGGAGAACTGGTCGTGGCTACAGGCCTATCGGCGGGTCTAGCGACGCTGATTATGGCGCTCTACGCCAAGTTGCCCTTCGCCCTTGCACCGGGCATGGGCATTAACGCCTACTTTGCTTTTACGGTGGTGCTCGGCCTCGGCATCGACTGGCGCGTCGCCCTAGCCGCAGTGTTCATTGAGGGGATTATCTTCATCCTCATGACCGTAACTAACGTACGCACCAAGATTGTGGCGGCAATTCCCGATGCGGTGAAGCACGCGACCACAGCGGGGATTGGCTTGTTTATCGCCTACATTGCCCTCAAGGGGGCGGGCATAATTGTGCCCTCAGAGGCGACCTTTACCACCCTGGGTAACCTGCGATCGCCCCAAACTGCCATGGCCCTGCTGGGCTTGGTGATTACCGCTGCCCTATTTGCCCGTCGGGTGACCGGAGCACTGCTGTGGGGGATTTTAGGCACCGCTCTGCTCTCTTGGGTTTTGGGCGTCTCGCCCTGGCCCACAGGGCTCATGGCCATTCCCCAGGCCCCGACAGATTTGTTTGGCCAAGCCTTTGTCGGGCTAGGCGAACTGTTTCGCATCAACTTTTGGGAGATGATCAGCATCATCTTCGTGTTCTTGTTTGTCGATTTGTTTGACACTATTGGCACCCTCACCGGGCTAGGGTCAAAGGCGGGCTACATTGATGCCGAGGGCAAGTTTCCTGGGGTTGAAAAGGCGTTTATGGCCGATGCCGTGGGCACCACCGCTGGGGCTGTGCTCGGCACCTCCACGGTGACCACCTACATTGAATCGGCTTCAGGCATTGCCGAAGGGGGGCGCAGCGGGTTTACAGCCCTGGTGACGGCGGCGCTGTTTTTTGCCTCAGTGCTGTTTATCCCTCTGCTTCAGGGCATTCCCGCCTTTGCCACAGCGCCAGCTCTAATTATTGTCGGGGTGCTGATGATGTCTGGAGCCAAAATGATCGATTGGGATGAGCCTGCCGATGCGATCGCAGGGTTTCTCACCATCATCATGATGCCCCTGGCCTTCTCGATCGCTGAGGGCCTGGCTATGGGCCTGATCGCTTTTCCCCTCGTTAAAGCCTTCCAGGGCAAAACCTCCCAGACCACCATTGGCATGTGGATTTTAGCCGCTATTTTCTTGCTGCGCTACATCTTTGTTGCCGGGGGCTAA